Proteins from a genomic interval of Thermoanaerobacterium thermosaccharolyticum DSM 571:
- a CDS encoding S1C family serine protease, producing the protein MGETKKDSKNSLIINLLITILIIEIGLVAFYYINKEFHQQVITGNSKLSQYNAIKSSQTKDSKQPNIKAIISDNQEKVMYIEVNDGGDMVSGSGFLYDTNGDIITNAHVVSGASTAKVKTYDGKEYNGTVIGKGEDIDVALINVPELAGKTPVKISSRKGEVGDPVIAMGSPLGLQNTVTTGIISGVDRDFTIAPYVYKGVYQISAPISPGSSGGPLLDQNTGEVLGVNSAGTIEGVIGFSIPINQVLPLVENWAKNPSKPQTNEYAVDSTEQLNNGQSIKEEAEALVQYFYQCINSHDYVTAYSLLGSDWQSGTTYQDFRNGYLRTEYVNIQNIISNYKDNNHVEVTITIEAQEFTDQDTVVTSLYMCTYDIGYENDQLKILSGKFRKI; encoded by the coding sequence ATGGGAGAGACAAAAAAAGATTCTAAAAATTCTTTAATTATTAATTTACTTATAACAATTCTGATAATAGAAATTGGACTTGTTGCATTTTATTATATTAACAAAGAATTTCATCAACAAGTAATTACAGGTAATTCAAAATTAAGCCAATATAACGCTATAAAAAGTTCACAAACAAAAGATTCAAAACAACCTAATATCAAGGCTATAATATCTGATAATCAGGAAAAAGTTATGTACATCGAGGTCAACGATGGAGGTGATATGGTATCAGGTTCTGGATTTTTGTACGACACTAATGGCGATATCATAACGAATGCCCACGTAGTTAGTGGTGCTTCAACAGCAAAAGTTAAAACATATGATGGAAAGGAATACAACGGTACAGTTATAGGCAAGGGTGAAGATATAGATGTAGCATTAATAAATGTACCTGAACTTGCTGGAAAGACTCCTGTTAAAATATCATCGAGAAAAGGGGAAGTCGGCGATCCTGTCATTGCCATGGGAAGTCCACTGGGGTTACAGAATACAGTTACGACGGGGATAATAAGCGGTGTTGACAGAGATTTTACAATTGCACCATATGTGTACAAAGGGGTATATCAGATATCAGCTCCTATATCGCCTGGCAGTAGTGGAGGCCCACTATTGGATCAAAATACAGGAGAGGTTCTAGGAGTAAATTCAGCCGGGACTATTGAAGGGGTAATAGGTTTTTCCATACCTATAAACCAAGTATTACCACTTGTGGAGAATTGGGCGAAAAATCCATCAAAACCTCAGACAAATGAATATGCAGTTGATTCAACAGAGCAACTTAATAATGGTCAATCTATTAAAGAAGAAGCCGAAGCTTTAGTTCAGTATTTTTATCAATGCATCAATTCACATGATTATGTTACTGCATATTCACTTTTAGGCAGTGATTGGCAAAGCGGAACAACATATCAAGATTTTCGAAATGGCTATCTTAGAACAGAATATGTTAATATTCAAAACATTATATCTAATTACAAAGATAATAATCATGTAGAAGTTACTATAACAATAGAAGCTCAGGAATTCACTGATCAAGATACTGTTGTGACAAGTCTTTATATGTGTACATACGATATAGGTTATGAAAATGACCAATTGAAAATCTTAAGTGGTAAATTTAGAAAAATTTAA
- a CDS encoding FxLYD domain-containing protein yields the protein MYCKNCGYKIEDNLHICPYCGALVDNISKEAKTSNKRYWLIPFSFAIMVAIAVTFYFFYEIGVNKKVEEIRAKAEDMALQGNFDTALNFAKKGLALRPNHKVLQHDLALINFGKTVYEKLETANKYADDKKFDLALKSISAVDKDLEGRSGEYFDMLSNLSKKYKTQVEVKQLYDDAKNKNTIDELADALSRLSYIDSPDAKNIDKLIRQKIANIAYSNANELLKDKQFNEALKVIEKAMQYDSSNAKLISFKKTIVDQKTAFENAEAQRMQQAMISAAKEDAMNRTNAVSVLNVKNYINGYGDFVIEGEIKNVATKPIYEVEIYYAIYDANGNTIGDGNTYVYPVYLSPLQKGSFSNIHYGLSNADHIKITGINWYID from the coding sequence ATGTACTGCAAGAATTGCGGCTATAAAATAGAAGACAATCTTCATATCTGTCCTTACTGTGGCGCATTAGTGGACAATATATCTAAAGAAGCAAAAACTTCAAATAAAAGATATTGGCTCATTCCTTTTAGTTTTGCCATAATGGTTGCCATAGCGGTAACTTTTTATTTTTTCTATGAAATAGGTGTCAATAAGAAAGTGGAAGAAATACGGGCAAAAGCGGAAGATATGGCTTTACAGGGGAATTTTGATACTGCATTAAATTTTGCTAAAAAGGGTTTGGCTTTGCGCCCTAATCATAAAGTATTACAACATGACCTGGCTTTAATAAATTTTGGCAAAACGGTATATGAAAAATTAGAAACAGCTAATAAGTATGCTGATGATAAAAAATTTGATTTAGCATTAAAATCCATTTCTGCAGTTGATAAAGACCTTGAAGGTCGAAGTGGTGAGTATTTTGACATGCTTTCTAATCTCAGCAAAAAGTATAAAACACAGGTAGAAGTAAAACAACTGTATGATGATGCCAAAAACAAAAATACAATTGATGAGTTGGCTGATGCATTGTCTAGATTAAGCTATATAGATAGTCCAGATGCAAAGAATATAGATAAATTAATACGTCAGAAAATTGCCAATATAGCTTACTCAAATGCCAATGAGTTGTTAAAGGATAAACAGTTTAATGAAGCATTAAAAGTGATAGAAAAAGCTATGCAATACGATAGTTCAAATGCTAAACTTATTTCATTTAAAAAAACTATAGTAGATCAGAAAACTGCTTTTGAAAACGCAGAAGCACAGAGAATGCAGCAAGCTATGATTTCTGCAGCCAAAGAAGATGCTATGAACAGGACCAATGCGGTCAGTGTATTAAATGTAAAAAATTACATCAATGGTTATGGAGATTTTGTGATAGAAGGAGAAATTAAAAATGTAGCCACAAAACCTATATATGAAGTAGAAATTTATTATGCAATATATGATGCTAATGGTAATACTATTGGAGACGGCAATACATATGTATATCCAGTTTATTTGTCACCATTGCAAAAAGGAAGTTTTTCCAATATACATTATGGGCTTTCAAATGCTGATCATATAAAAATAACTGGGATAAATTGGTATATTGATTAA
- a CDS encoding restriction endonuclease, with product MENSNKRYFVIRVDYGAVDFIWKELQEGRLRQGWGVTGMQLKEQDGRIVDEDTWKKRYKDAALKIWGYSATNEEAEMRYRILYPMIEAKKGDIVIVPKMPDWEHFVIAPVSKEYAFDFQRQPGSEDYRHILYIDPSNIRIFNIHAGDETRVISGKLRGYRSAVNNIWNKGLQNAIEKLFTEQKSGVDSHKEIHEILGDFVLKEILDKVRKYPPVDLEKLVRQVFESNGYELVDKNCFDGQGGDADLVFKKELPIISEMVQQDLLVYIQVKNKVGIDQNDYQAVAQVLKAAKEPESLKIVVSTADDFTDKCKREAQEDGVILINGLQLATLLARSI from the coding sequence ATGGAAAATTCAAACAAAAGATATTTTGTAATACGTGTAGATTATGGTGCTGTAGACTTTATTTGGAAAGAACTACAGGAAGGTCGTTTGCGACAGGGATGGGGAGTAACTGGAATGCAATTAAAGGAGCAAGATGGGAGAATTGTGGATGAGGATACTTGGAAAAAACGGTATAAAGATGCTGCCTTAAAGATTTGGGGTTATTCAGCGACAAATGAAGAAGCGGAAATGAGATATAGGATACTTTATCCAATGATTGAGGCAAAAAAGGGAGATATAGTAATAGTACCAAAAATGCCGGATTGGGAACACTTTGTTATTGCTCCTGTAAGTAAAGAGTATGCTTTTGATTTTCAAAGGCAACCTGGTAGTGAAGATTATCGTCATATACTTTATATTGATCCTAGTAATATTAGGATATTCAATATTCATGCAGGTGACGAAACACGAGTCATATCTGGGAAATTGAGAGGATATCGTTCAGCTGTAAATAACATTTGGAATAAAGGACTGCAGAACGCTATTGAAAAACTTTTTACTGAACAGAAATCTGGTGTTGATAGCCATAAAGAAATTCATGAAATACTAGGAGATTTTGTTTTGAAAGAAATATTGGACAAAGTAAGAAAATATCCTCCTGTCGATCTGGAAAAACTTGTGCGTCAAGTATTTGAAAGTAATGGCTATGAGTTAGTCGATAAAAACTGTTTTGATGGGCAAGGTGGAGATGCTGATCTCGTATTCAAGAAAGAATTGCCAATAATTAGCGAGATGGTTCAGCAGGACTTACTTGTATACATCCAGGTTAAAAATAAAGTTGGAATAGATCAAAATGATTATCAAGCTGTGGCCCAGGTGTTAAAAGCAGCAAAAGAACCAGAAAGTTTAAAAATAGTGGTTTCGACTGCTGACGATTTTACAGATAAATGCAAGAGAGAAGCTCAAGAAGATGGAGTCATTTTGATAAATGGACTCCAACTGGCTACGCTGTTGGCTAGGTCTATATAA